The following coding sequences are from one Streptomyces sp. V3I7 window:
- a CDS encoding bifunctional diguanylate cyclase/phosphodiesterase: protein MEPTESAAPGSRLRLCRRAAAWRGSRWTARATARARRAPGGVRGRTAVPRAAIAAHGPAPTARQGAPALPDSGLERRLAWPALPAGVIAVAGFALGAGFVSALGGNRALFPSGAVGWALAVLTGIIVGHLVMLGHARWWGGTGSGAALTLAVLLLYGWVPAGMVSLTVVVLVGVARRHRWRQGILHGAVDILGTGAGALLLGAFGNVPTVEAPWHPDFWTAAAIPQVVLVAAAYLAVTRTLLWYLHTPRGGGLPTIARTALVRQGLVAVALLGIAPLVCVVAVAQPVLLPLFSIPLMALDSTLWIARARAEEQLRDPLTGLPNRQWLLERIWTALDEAERVDARAALMLIDLDRFRSVNDTLGHLAGDRLLLQIADRLRLALPRGAEAARLGGDEFAVLLPIADSTTSAIRIARGLVTALSSPLDLDGLTLVLEASAGVAVFPDHALDAEGMLRRADVAMYQAKRDRTGVEVYESKRDSNTPDRLGLLGDLRRALDAHEVQLHYQPKVRFDGQVAGLEALVRWVHPERGRVPPDEFIAIAESSGLMPHLTEYVLETALGQVAAWRAQGLRVPVAVNVSPRDVHTPGFAGSVAARLARHGVPAGALQLEITEHVLLEDPTRAADTLAALSGHGVKMSLDDFGTGYSSLVHLRRLPVSELKIDRSFVARLAVDTEDAEIVRCTVDLAHSLGLLVVAEGVEDDETWERLRDLGCDAVQGWLVAAAMPPEETTAWLRARGSRGWQRPHAALPAAASDD, encoded by the coding sequence ATGGAACCGACGGAGAGCGCCGCCCCGGGCTCACGGCTGCGCCTGTGCCGCAGAGCGGCGGCATGGCGGGGGAGCCGTTGGACAGCGCGGGCGACGGCCCGCGCGCGCCGCGCACCGGGCGGCGTACGAGGGCGAACGGCCGTGCCGCGCGCCGCGATCGCCGCGCACGGCCCCGCACCGACGGCCCGTCAGGGCGCCCCCGCGCTGCCGGACTCCGGACTCGAACGCCGACTGGCCTGGCCCGCCCTGCCCGCGGGCGTCATCGCCGTCGCCGGATTCGCGCTGGGCGCCGGCTTCGTCAGCGCCCTCGGCGGGAACCGCGCCCTGTTCCCCTCCGGCGCCGTCGGCTGGGCCCTGGCCGTGCTCACCGGCATCATCGTCGGCCACCTCGTCATGCTCGGTCACGCCCGCTGGTGGGGCGGCACCGGCTCCGGCGCCGCCCTCACCCTCGCCGTCCTCCTGCTGTACGGCTGGGTGCCCGCCGGCATGGTCAGCCTCACCGTCGTCGTCCTGGTCGGCGTAGCCCGCCGCCACCGCTGGCGGCAGGGCATCCTGCACGGCGCGGTGGACATCCTCGGCACCGGCGCCGGAGCCCTGCTGCTCGGCGCCTTCGGCAACGTCCCCACCGTCGAGGCCCCCTGGCACCCGGACTTCTGGACGGCCGCCGCCATCCCCCAGGTCGTCCTGGTCGCGGCCGCCTACCTCGCGGTCACCCGCACCCTGCTGTGGTACCTGCACACCCCGCGCGGCGGCGGACTGCCCACCATCGCCCGCACCGCCCTGGTCAGACAGGGCCTCGTCGCCGTCGCGCTGCTCGGCATCGCCCCGCTGGTCTGCGTGGTCGCCGTCGCCCAGCCCGTGCTGCTCCCGCTGTTCTCCATCCCGCTGATGGCCCTCGACTCCACCCTGTGGATCGCCCGCGCCCGCGCCGAGGAGCAACTGCGCGACCCGCTCACCGGGCTGCCCAACCGGCAGTGGCTCCTGGAGCGCATCTGGACCGCCCTCGACGAGGCCGAACGCGTCGACGCCCGCGCCGCCCTCATGCTGATCGACCTCGACCGCTTCCGCTCGGTCAACGACACCCTCGGCCATCTCGCCGGCGACCGGCTGCTCCTCCAGATCGCCGACCGGCTGCGCCTCGCCCTGCCGCGCGGCGCGGAGGCGGCCCGGCTCGGCGGCGACGAGTTCGCCGTACTGCTGCCCATCGCCGACTCCACGACCTCCGCGATCCGCATCGCCCGCGGGCTCGTCACCGCGCTCAGCTCGCCGCTCGACCTCGACGGACTCACCCTCGTACTGGAGGCCAGCGCCGGTGTCGCCGTCTTCCCGGACCACGCGCTGGACGCCGAGGGCATGCTGCGCCGCGCGGACGTGGCGATGTACCAGGCGAAGCGGGACCGTACGGGCGTCGAGGTGTACGAGTCCAAGCGGGACTCCAACACCCCTGACCGGCTCGGCCTGCTGGGCGACCTGCGGCGCGCGCTCGACGCGCACGAGGTGCAGCTGCACTACCAGCCCAAGGTCCGCTTCGACGGACAGGTCGCGGGCCTGGAGGCGCTGGTCCGCTGGGTGCACCCCGAGCGTGGGAGGGTTCCGCCCGACGAGTTCATAGCGATAGCCGAGTCGTCGGGACTGATGCCTCATCTGACCGAGTACGTGCTGGAGACCGCGCTCGGCCAGGTCGCCGCGTGGCGCGCGCAGGGGCTGCGGGTGCCGGTCGCGGTCAACGTCTCCCCGCGCGACGTCCACACCCCGGGCTTCGCGGGCTCGGTGGCCGCGCGGCTGGCCCGGCACGGCGTCCCGGCCGGGGCCCTCCAGCTGGAGATCACCGAACACGTCCTCCTGGAGGACCCGACCCGCGCCGCCGACACCCTCGCCGCCCTGTCCGGGCACGGCGTGAAGATGTCCCTGGACGACTTCGGCACCGGCTACTCCTCCCTCGTCCACCTGCGCCGGCTGCCGGTCAGCGAGCTGAAGATCGACCGCTCGTTCGTGGCCCGGCTGGCCGTGGACACGGAGGACGCGGAGATCGTGCGCTGCACCGTCGACCTCGCGCACTCGCTCGGCCTGCTCGTCGTCGCCGAGGGCGTCGAGGACGACGAGACCTGGGAACGCCTGCGGGACCTGGGCTGCGACGCCGTACAGGGCTGGCTGGTCGCCGCGGCGATGCCCCCCGAGGAAACGACGGCATGGCTACGGGCCCGTGGCTCACGCGGCTGGCAACGCCCCCACGCGGCACTCCCGGCCGCGGCGTCCGACGACTGA
- the gatC gene encoding Asp-tRNA(Asn)/Glu-tRNA(Gln) amidotransferase subunit GatC, whose translation MPGITREEVAHLARLARLELKPEELDHFAGQLDDIIGAVARVSEVADQDVPPTSHPLPLTNVMRADEVRPSLTPEQALSGAPAQEQQRFKVPQILGED comes from the coding sequence ATGCCTGGCATCACGCGCGAGGAGGTCGCCCACCTCGCCCGGCTGGCGCGTCTGGAGCTGAAGCCCGAAGAACTCGACCACTTCGCCGGCCAGCTGGACGACATCATTGGCGCGGTCGCCCGCGTCAGCGAGGTCGCCGACCAAGACGTACCGCCGACCTCGCACCCCCTCCCGCTGACGAACGTCATGCGGGCCGACGAGGTCCGTCCGTCGCTCACCCCCGAGCAGGCGCTCTCCGGCGCCCCGGCCCAGGAGCAGCAGCGTTTCAAGGTGCCGCAGATCCTGGGGGAGGACTAA
- the gatA gene encoding Asp-tRNA(Asn)/Glu-tRNA(Gln) amidotransferase subunit GatA produces the protein MTDIIKLTAAETAEKIASGELTAVEVTEAHLARIDAVDEKVHAFLHVDREGALAQARAVDAKRARGEKLGPLAGVPLALKDIFTTEGIPTTVGSKMLEGWIPPYDATLTKRLKDADVVILGKTNMDEFAMGSSTENSAYGPTGNPWDLTKIPGGSGGGSSAALASFQAPLAIGTDTGGSIRQPAAVTGTVGVKPTYGAVSRYGMVAFSSSLDQGGPCARTVLDAALLHEVIAGHDPMDSTSIDAPVPPVVEAARNGSVAGMRVGVVKQFRGEGYQAGVIQRFDESVEMLKELGAEIVELDCPSFDLALSAYYLIAPSECSSNLARFDGLRYGMRTGDDGTHSAEEVTSLTREAGFGDEVKRRIMLGTYALSSGYYDAYYGSAQKVRTLITRDFQKAFEQVDVIVSPTTPTTAFAIGERADDPMAMYLADLCTIPTNLAGNAAMSLPCGLAPEDNLPVGLQIIAPAMQDDRLYKVGAAVEAAFVEQWGHPLLEEAPSL, from the coding sequence ATGACGGACATCATCAAGCTCACCGCGGCCGAGACCGCCGAGAAGATCGCCTCCGGCGAGCTCACGGCCGTCGAGGTCACCGAGGCCCACCTGGCCCGGATCGACGCCGTCGACGAGAAGGTGCACGCCTTCCTGCACGTCGACCGCGAGGGCGCGCTCGCGCAGGCCCGCGCCGTCGACGCCAAGCGCGCCCGCGGCGAGAAGCTCGGCCCGCTGGCCGGCGTCCCGCTCGCGCTCAAGGACATCTTCACCACCGAGGGCATCCCGACGACCGTCGGCTCGAAGATGCTCGAGGGCTGGATCCCGCCGTACGACGCGACGCTCACCAAGCGCCTCAAGGACGCCGACGTCGTCATCCTCGGCAAGACCAACATGGACGAGTTCGCCATGGGGTCCTCCACCGAGAACAGCGCCTACGGGCCGACCGGCAACCCGTGGGATCTGACCAAGATCCCCGGTGGCTCCGGCGGTGGGTCGAGCGCCGCGCTCGCCTCCTTCCAGGCTCCCCTCGCCATCGGCACCGACACCGGCGGCTCCATCCGCCAGCCCGCCGCCGTCACCGGCACGGTCGGCGTCAAGCCGACGTACGGCGCGGTCTCCCGCTACGGCATGGTCGCGTTCTCGTCCTCCCTGGACCAGGGCGGCCCCTGCGCCCGTACGGTCCTGGACGCGGCGCTGCTGCACGAGGTCATCGCCGGCCACGACCCGATGGACTCCACCTCCATCGACGCCCCGGTCCCGCCGGTCGTCGAGGCCGCCCGCAACGGCAGCGTCGCGGGCATGCGGGTCGGCGTCGTCAAGCAGTTCCGCGGCGAGGGCTACCAGGCCGGCGTCATCCAGCGCTTCGACGAGTCCGTCGAGATGCTGAAGGAGCTGGGCGCCGAGATCGTCGAGCTGGACTGCCCGTCCTTCGACCTCGCCCTTTCGGCGTACTACCTGATCGCGCCGTCCGAGTGTTCCTCCAACCTCGCCCGCTTCGACGGCCTGCGCTACGGCATGCGGACCGGCGACGACGGCACGCACTCCGCCGAGGAGGTCACCTCCCTCACCCGTGAGGCCGGCTTCGGCGACGAGGTCAAGCGGCGCATCATGCTCGGCACGTACGCCCTGTCCAGCGGCTACTACGACGCCTACTACGGCTCGGCCCAGAAGGTGCGCACGCTCATCACGCGCGACTTCCAGAAGGCCTTCGAGCAGGTCGACGTCATCGTCTCGCCGACCACGCCGACCACCGCCTTCGCGATCGGCGAGCGCGCCGACGACCCGATGGCGATGTACCTGGCCGACCTGTGCACCATCCCGACCAACCTGGCGGGCAACGCGGCCATGTCCCTGCCCTGCGGTCTCGCCCCGGAGGACAACCTCCCGGTCGGTCTGCAGATCATCGCCCCGGCGATGCAGGACGACCGTCTGTACAAGGTCGGTGCCGCTGTCGAGGCCGCCTTCGTGGAACAGTGGGGTCACCCGCTGCTTGAGGAGGCTCCGTCGCTATGA
- the gatB gene encoding Asp-tRNA(Asn)/Glu-tRNA(Gln) amidotransferase subunit GatB, whose translation MTITTDLVSYEDALSSYDPVMGLEVHVELGTKTKMFCGCSTALGADANTQTCPTCLGMPGALPVVNAIGVESAIKIGLALNCEIAEWCRFARKNYFYPDMPKNFQTSQYDEPIAFNGYLDVQLEDGETFRVEIERAHMEEDTGKSTHVGGATGRIHGATHSLLDYNRAGIPLIEIVTKPITGAGERAPEVAKAYVRELRELIRALGVSEARMEMGQMRCDVNLSLMPKGAEKFGTRSETKNVNSLRSVERATRFEIMRHAAVLNDGGSIVQETRHFHEDTGSTTSGRVKEEAEDYRYFPEPDLVPVAPPRAWVEEIRAALPELPLVRRNRLREEWGVSGTEMQAILNAGALDPIVATIEAGADAASARKWWMGELARSANESGVALDELAITPEQVARVTELVVKGDLNDKLARQVIEGVLAGEGTPDEVVDKRGLKVVSDDSALGTAVDEAIAGNPGIADKIRGGKVAAAGALVGAVMKATRGQADAARVKELILEKLGVSEG comes from the coding sequence GTGACCATCACGACCGACCTGGTGTCGTACGAGGACGCGCTGTCCTCGTACGACCCCGTCATGGGCCTCGAGGTCCATGTCGAACTCGGCACCAAGACCAAGATGTTCTGCGGCTGCTCGACCGCCCTCGGCGCCGACGCCAACACGCAGACCTGCCCCACCTGCCTCGGCATGCCCGGCGCGCTCCCGGTCGTCAACGCGATCGGCGTCGAGTCGGCGATCAAGATCGGTCTCGCGCTGAACTGCGAGATCGCCGAGTGGTGCCGCTTCGCCCGGAAGAACTACTTCTATCCGGACATGCCGAAGAACTTCCAGACCTCCCAGTACGACGAGCCGATCGCCTTCAACGGCTACCTCGACGTACAGCTGGAGGACGGCGAGACCTTCCGCGTGGAGATCGAGCGCGCCCACATGGAGGAGGACACGGGCAAGTCGACGCACGTCGGCGGCGCCACGGGCCGCATCCACGGCGCGACCCACTCCCTGTTGGACTACAACCGCGCGGGCATCCCGCTCATCGAGATCGTCACCAAGCCGATCACCGGTGCCGGCGAGCGTGCCCCCGAGGTCGCGAAGGCGTACGTCCGTGAGCTGCGCGAACTCATCCGGGCGCTCGGCGTGTCCGAGGCCCGCATGGAGATGGGCCAGATGCGCTGCGACGTCAACCTGTCGCTGATGCCCAAGGGCGCCGAGAAGTTCGGCACCCGCAGCGAGACCAAGAACGTGAACTCGTTGCGGTCCGTCGAGCGCGCGACCCGCTTCGAGATCATGCGGCACGCCGCCGTACTGAACGACGGCGGCAGCATCGTCCAGGAGACCCGCCACTTCCACGAGGACACGGGTTCCACGACCTCGGGCCGCGTGAAGGAGGAGGCCGAGGACTACCGGTACTTCCCGGAGCCCGACCTGGTCCCGGTGGCCCCGCCGCGCGCGTGGGTCGAGGAGATCCGCGCCGCGCTGCCCGAGCTGCCGCTGGTCCGCCGCAACCGGCTCCGCGAGGAGTGGGGCGTCTCGGGGACCGAGATGCAGGCGATCCTCAACGCCGGTGCGCTGGACCCGATCGTCGCCACGATCGAGGCCGGCGCCGACGCCGCCTCCGCCCGCAAGTGGTGGATGGGCGAACTGGCGCGCAGCGCCAACGAGTCGGGCGTCGCGCTCGACGAGCTGGCCATCACGCCCGAGCAGGTCGCCCGGGTCACCGAGCTGGTCGTCAAGGGTGACCTGAACGACAAGCTGGCCCGTCAGGTCATCGAGGGCGTCCTCGCGGGCGAGGGCACCCCGGACGAGGTCGTCGACAAGCGCGGTCTGAAGGTCGTCTCCGACGACTCGGCGCTGGGCACGGCCGTCGACGAGGCCATCGCCGGCAACCCGGGCATCGCCGACAAGATCCGCGGTGGCAAGGTGGCCGCGGCCGGCGCCCTGGTCGGCGCGGTCATGAAGGCCACCCGCGGCCAGGCCGACGCGGCCCGCGTCAAGGAGCTGATCCTGGAGAAGCTGGGCGTCAGCGAGGGCTGA
- a CDS encoding GNAT family N-acetyltransferase — protein sequence MYARSLGVDGAELRPLEPWHAEEFLAHLDRGREFIGRFIAFGARETDVPSARAVLTAYAEKRAADSGSMHGIWLDGKLVGGVLFRTFDLERGNCEVGCWLESAATGRGLVTRAVRVLIDWAVYERGIHRVEWYAASGNTPSVNVARRLGMRRDGVLRESHAHQGVRHDIEVWSVLAPDWRAARARSARIEGAAVTGDH from the coding sequence ATGTACGCGAGATCCCTGGGTGTCGACGGCGCCGAACTGCGCCCCCTGGAGCCCTGGCACGCCGAGGAGTTCCTCGCGCACCTCGACCGCGGCCGGGAGTTCATCGGGCGGTTCATCGCCTTCGGGGCCCGGGAGACGGACGTACCCTCCGCACGGGCCGTGCTCACCGCGTACGCCGAGAAGCGCGCCGCCGACAGCGGCAGCATGCACGGGATCTGGCTGGACGGGAAACTCGTCGGCGGCGTGCTCTTCCGCACGTTCGACCTGGAGCGGGGCAACTGCGAGGTGGGCTGCTGGCTGGAGTCCGCCGCGACCGGACGCGGGCTCGTCACGCGCGCGGTCCGGGTGCTCATCGACTGGGCGGTGTACGAACGCGGAATCCACCGGGTGGAGTGGTACGCCGCGTCCGGCAACACGCCGAGCGTCAACGTCGCCCGCCGTCTCGGCATGCGGCGGGACGGAGTGCTCCGTGAGAGCCACGCCCACCAGGGCGTCCGGCACGACATCGAGGTGTGGTCGGTGCTCGCGCCGGACTGGCGAGCGGCACGCGCGCGTAGCGCGCGCATCGAGGGCGCGGCCGTCACCGGCGATCATTAA
- a CDS encoding AAA family ATPase, giving the protein MLGPVQTRAVSPVFVGRAQELGTLNDALARAAVGEPQALLVGGEAGVGKTRLIEEFALAARRRGAVVAQGACVEIGADGLPFASFASALRALRRALPGEVSAAAAGQEEELARLLPELGDAVPIRAAGRHDEEGTARLFELTARLLEQLAADRTVVVALEDLHWSDASTRHLLAYLLRTLRTGRLVIVATYRSDDIHRRHPLRPLLAELDRLRTVRRVELARFDREEVARQMAGILAAEPDPAEVDEIFERSDGNAFFVEELAVAAHEGCRTGLSDSLRDLLLVRVEALPEPAQRVARIVAEGGSSVEHRLLAAVARLPEDDLIEALRAAANAGILAAAPSGDGYRFRHSLVREAVSDDLLPGERSRLNRHYAEALEAEPALVPADTYVMRLASHWYRAHDPAKALPAVLDASVVARQRHAHSEQLRLLERAMELWDAAPEDVRAVLRPADFTEVHAPCGCDPATTPLHYLDLMAEAVLAGRLCGEREQALRITKRALHLLESEDDPLRAAWFWTQRSTLIEALGRGDGRHELATARQLVRGLPPSEVHAEVLGSAACWSMLHEPGPQALAAAERAVEYARMVGAREIELNGRITLGCLMVAAGDVEKGIAELSHSKEQAIQEGFTYVAGRAYVNLPAELELIGRSREAVPLLEEGIRFARKFGLVGTEAWTWANLSESLYSLGRWEEAARAAENAGRRGAGSRPRGVGAMLLAHLAVRRGEMAESARQLATARHHFGSHAPQPQDRLPVARIAVDLAAGEGRMPDARAELTRALDAGLPPGTHRFAWPLLLAAATAEADARALPAAAAGRAAFLDRLLDTAKKLTTDAPVWLAHEAWVRAELDRAQGKDTPDTWSEVVTAFERLERPHDLARVRHRLAQSLVARGGDDARERAKELLRLAGAVADHLGARPLGDAVALLAQRARLTLTSAPEPALGPAEALGLTSREHDVLRLVSAGRTNRQIAEELFISPKTASVHVLNILGKLGVAGRGEAAAVAHRLGLFPPAPSTRHP; this is encoded by the coding sequence ATGCTCGGGCCTGTGCAGACCAGAGCCGTCAGTCCGGTGTTCGTCGGCCGTGCCCAGGAGTTGGGCACGTTGAACGACGCACTCGCCCGTGCCGCCGTGGGGGAGCCGCAGGCGCTGCTCGTCGGCGGGGAGGCGGGCGTCGGAAAGACGCGTCTGATCGAGGAGTTCGCCCTCGCGGCGAGGCGTCGGGGAGCTGTCGTCGCCCAGGGTGCGTGTGTGGAGATCGGCGCCGACGGGCTGCCGTTCGCGTCGTTCGCCAGCGCCCTGCGTGCCCTGCGCCGTGCGTTGCCCGGCGAGGTGTCCGCCGCTGCCGCCGGCCAGGAGGAGGAACTGGCCCGGCTGCTCCCCGAGTTGGGCGACGCCGTGCCCATCAGGGCGGCGGGCCGGCACGACGAGGAGGGCACGGCCCGCCTCTTCGAACTCACCGCCCGCCTGCTGGAACAGCTCGCCGCCGACCGCACGGTCGTCGTCGCCCTGGAGGACCTGCACTGGTCCGACGCCTCCACCCGCCACCTGCTGGCCTACCTGCTGCGCACCCTGCGCACCGGCCGGCTCGTCATCGTCGCCACCTACCGCTCCGACGACATCCACCGCCGCCACCCGCTGCGTCCCCTCCTCGCCGAACTCGACCGGCTGCGCACCGTCCGCCGCGTCGAACTCGCCCGCTTCGACCGCGAGGAGGTCGCCCGCCAGATGGCCGGCATCCTCGCCGCCGAACCGGACCCGGCCGAGGTCGACGAGATCTTCGAACGCTCCGACGGCAACGCCTTCTTCGTGGAGGAACTCGCCGTCGCCGCCCACGAGGGCTGCCGCACCGGCCTCAGCGACTCCCTGCGCGATCTGCTCCTCGTCCGCGTCGAGGCGCTGCCCGAGCCCGCCCAGCGGGTCGCCCGGATCGTCGCCGAGGGCGGCTCCAGTGTCGAGCACCGGCTTCTCGCCGCCGTCGCCCGGCTCCCCGAGGACGACCTCATCGAGGCGCTGCGGGCCGCCGCGAACGCCGGCATCCTCGCCGCCGCGCCCAGCGGCGACGGCTACCGCTTCCGCCACTCCCTGGTCCGCGAGGCCGTCTCCGACGACCTGCTGCCCGGCGAGCGCTCCCGCCTCAACCGCCACTACGCCGAAGCCCTGGAGGCCGAGCCGGCGCTCGTACCAGCCGACACGTACGTCATGCGCCTGGCCAGCCACTGGTACCGCGCCCACGACCCCGCCAAGGCACTGCCCGCCGTCCTGGACGCCTCCGTCGTCGCCCGCCAACGGCACGCCCACAGCGAGCAACTGCGGCTCCTGGAGCGGGCGATGGAGCTATGGGACGCCGCGCCCGAGGACGTACGGGCCGTACTGCGCCCCGCCGACTTCACCGAGGTCCACGCCCCTTGCGGTTGTGACCCCGCCACGACCCCGCTGCACTACCTCGACCTGATGGCGGAGGCCGTCCTCGCCGGAAGACTGTGTGGGGAGCGCGAACAGGCCCTGAGAATCACCAAGCGCGCGCTGCACCTGCTGGAGAGCGAGGACGACCCTCTGCGCGCCGCCTGGTTCTGGACCCAGCGCTCCACCCTGATCGAGGCGCTGGGCCGCGGCGACGGACGGCACGAACTGGCCACCGCCCGGCAACTGGTACGCGGCCTGCCCCCGTCGGAAGTGCACGCCGAGGTGCTGGGCAGCGCGGCCTGCTGGTCGATGCTGCACGAACCGGGCCCGCAGGCCCTCGCCGCCGCCGAGCGGGCCGTGGAGTACGCGCGCATGGTCGGCGCCCGCGAGATCGAGCTGAACGGGCGCATCACACTCGGCTGTCTCATGGTCGCCGCCGGCGATGTGGAGAAAGGCATCGCCGAGCTGAGCCACAGCAAGGAGCAGGCCATCCAGGAGGGCTTCACATATGTCGCGGGCCGCGCCTATGTGAACCTGCCCGCCGAGCTCGAACTGATCGGCCGCTCCCGGGAGGCCGTCCCCCTCCTGGAGGAAGGGATCCGCTTCGCGCGGAAGTTCGGCCTGGTGGGAACCGAGGCCTGGACGTGGGCCAACCTCTCCGAGTCGCTGTACTCCCTCGGGCGATGGGAAGAGGCCGCCCGGGCCGCGGAGAACGCCGGTCGACGTGGGGCGGGAAGTCGGCCCCGGGGCGTGGGCGCCATGCTTCTGGCCCATCTCGCCGTCAGGCGAGGCGAAATGGCCGAGTCGGCTCGCCAACTGGCGACCGCCCGGCACCACTTCGGCTCGCACGCGCCCCAGCCCCAGGACCGGCTGCCCGTGGCCCGTATCGCCGTCGACCTGGCCGCGGGCGAGGGCCGCATGCCGGACGCCCGCGCCGAACTCACCCGCGCCCTGGACGCCGGCCTTCCGCCGGGCACCCACCGCTTCGCCTGGCCCCTGCTCCTGGCCGCCGCGACCGCCGAGGCCGACGCCCGCGCCCTGCCCGCCGCGGCCGCGGGCCGCGCGGCCTTCCTCGACCGCCTCCTCGACACCGCCAAGAAACTCACCACCGACGCACCGGTCTGGCTCGCCCACGAGGCCTGGGTCCGCGCCGAACTCGACCGCGCCCAGGGGAAGGACACCCCGGACACCTGGTCGGAGGTGGTCACCGCCTTCGAGCGCCTGGAGCGGCCCCACGACCTCGCACGCGTCCGCCACCGCCTCGCCCAGTCCCTGGTGGCGCGGGGTGGCGACGACGCACGCGAACGGGCAAAGGAACTGCTCCGGCTCGCAGGTGCCGTCGCCGACCACCTCGGCGCCCGCCCGCTCGGCGACGCCGTCGCGCTGCTCGCCCAGCGCGCCCGGCTCACGCTGACCTCCGCCCCGGAGCCCGCCCTCGGCCCCGCCGAGGCCCTCGGCCTGACCAGCCGGGAACACGACGTGCTCCGCCTGGTCTCAGCGGGCCGCACCAACCGCCAGATAGCCGAGGAACTCTTCATCTCCCCGAAGACCGCGAGCGTCCACGTGTTGAACATCCTGGGCAAGCTCGGCGTCGCGGGGCGCGGAGAGGCGGCCGCGGTGGCGCACCGGCTGGGGCTCTTCCCACCCGCGCCGAGCACGCGCCACCCCTAG
- a CDS encoding sorbosone dehydrogenase family protein, which produces MIVQRRAVTAVLAAATLLLTAGCSSGDGAPAGAGNTATKGPGGGTSDTSPSGSASESAAPAKGSVTVLRTVTEDLNSPWGLASLPDGNLLVSSRDDATITRVDARTGGKTELGKVSGVSPAGEGGLLGIAFSPDYASDHMIYAYFTSASDNRIVRMRYDADKPAGDQLGAPDTIFKGIPKGRIHNGGRIAFGPDGMLYAGTGESGEGGLAQDPKSLGGKILRLSPAGEPAPGNPFPDSPVYSYGHRNVQGLAWDTKQRLFASEFGQDTWDELNAIKPGDNYGWPYAEGGSSDPQFHSPIAQWHTDEASPSGIAYVDGVIWMAGLKGNRLWRVPLTGTEAVDDPQAFLTGKYGRLRTVAPAGDDRLWLVTSNTDGRGTPKDGDDRILELRVK; this is translated from the coding sequence ATGATCGTGCAACGTCGAGCTGTGACGGCCGTGCTGGCCGCGGCCACCCTCCTGCTGACGGCCGGCTGCTCCTCCGGCGACGGAGCACCGGCCGGGGCCGGGAACACGGCGACGAAGGGGCCGGGCGGCGGGACGTCCGACACCTCCCCCTCCGGCAGCGCGTCCGAATCGGCGGCGCCCGCCAAGGGCTCCGTCACGGTGCTGCGAACGGTTACCGAGGACCTGAACAGCCCCTGGGGCCTGGCCTCCCTGCCGGACGGCAACCTGCTGGTCTCCTCGCGTGACGACGCGACGATCACCCGGGTCGACGCGAGGACGGGCGGGAAGACCGAGCTGGGCAAGGTCTCCGGGGTGTCCCCGGCCGGCGAGGGCGGCCTGCTGGGCATCGCCTTCTCCCCCGACTACGCCTCGGACCACATGATCTACGCGTACTTCACCTCCGCCTCGGACAACCGCATCGTCCGCATGCGGTACGACGCCGACAAGCCCGCCGGCGACCAGCTCGGCGCCCCCGACACGATCTTCAAGGGCATCCCCAAGGGCCGCATCCACAACGGCGGCCGCATCGCCTTCGGCCCGGACGGGATGCTCTACGCGGGCACGGGTGAGAGCGGCGAGGGCGGCCTCGCCCAGGATCCGAAGTCGCTGGGCGGCAAGATCCTGCGCCTGAGCCCGGCGGGGGAACCGGCCCCGGGCAACCCGTTCCCGGACTCGCCCGTGTACTCCTACGGCCACCGCAATGTGCAGGGCCTCGCCTGGGACACCAAGCAGCGCCTGTTCGCCTCCGAGTTCGGCCAGGACACCTGGGACGAGCTCAACGCGATCAAGCCCGGCGACAACTATGGCTGGCCGTACGCCGAGGGCGGCTCGTCCGACCCCCAGTTCCACAGCCCGATCGCCCAGTGGCACACGGACGAGGCCTCCCCCAGCGGCATCGCCTATGTCGACGGCGTCATCTGGATGGCGGGCCTGAAGGGCAATCGGCTCTGGCGCGTCCCCCTCACGGGCACGGAAGCCGTGGACGATCCCCAGGCCTTCCTCACCGGGAAGTACGGCCGCCTGCGCACGGTGGCCCCGGCGGGCGACGACAGGCTGTGGCTGGTCACCAGCAACACGGACGGCAGGGGCACACCGAAGGACGGGGACGACCGGATTCTGGAACTGCGGGTGAAGTAG